The Sporomusa termitida genome has a window encoding:
- the larA gene encoding nickel-dependent lactate racemase, whose translation MREFNLKYGTGELSFSIPKKQVVHEIIGNEYPPVADIPQAVRAALAAAIDSPPLGEIVKPGEKVVISVSDITRSWQQMPLVLPEIIEMLNKAGVPDENITIIIAVGGHRQNTEQEFIQLCGRETCHRIRVINHDAWDTDNMVYLGKTSRGTEVAINKLAHEADRLILTGGIVYHYMAGYGGGRKSVVPGISSIRTIRQNHLWGLGPAEGAGSNPNAASRKTKGNELHEDMMEIAGFVQPDFIINMVPTPDGQFGGIFAGNWVSAWTEGCKLVDKLYGVEIDELADIVIATAGGFPKDINLYQTGKTMDNAYYAVKKGGAVIILSECSDIYEPQEFSRWFQFDDKLAMEKALRKSFGIPGWVALKEVECSDYATYILVTRAENAGFLAKTSMIPATTMEAALQIAREKCGAGQPTYTVMPQGANTLPILRQG comes from the coding sequence GTGAGAGAATTTAATCTGAAATACGGTACCGGAGAACTAAGCTTTTCCATCCCTAAAAAGCAGGTCGTGCATGAGATTATTGGCAATGAATATCCGCCTGTAGCGGATATCCCTCAGGCTGTCCGGGCCGCGCTGGCAGCGGCTATTGATTCACCACCCCTGGGCGAGATTGTAAAGCCAGGCGAAAAAGTAGTAATTTCTGTCAGTGATATTACCCGCTCCTGGCAGCAAATGCCGCTGGTATTGCCTGAGATTATTGAGATGCTGAATAAAGCCGGTGTGCCTGATGAAAATATTACTATTATTATTGCGGTAGGCGGCCACCGGCAAAACACCGAGCAGGAGTTTATCCAGCTGTGCGGCCGGGAAACCTGCCATCGCATCAGAGTAATCAATCATGATGCCTGGGATACCGACAATATGGTCTATCTGGGAAAAACCAGCCGGGGCACCGAGGTTGCCATCAATAAGCTGGCCCATGAGGCCGACCGGCTTATTTTGACAGGCGGCATCGTTTATCATTATATGGCAGGCTACGGCGGCGGGCGCAAGAGTGTGGTGCCCGGGATCAGCTCTATCAGAACAATCAGACAAAATCATCTCTGGGGGCTGGGCCCCGCAGAAGGGGCCGGCTCCAACCCGAATGCCGCCTCCCGTAAAACAAAAGGCAATGAATTGCATGAGGACATGATGGAGATCGCCGGTTTTGTGCAGCCCGATTTTATTATCAATATGGTGCCCACACCGGACGGACAGTTCGGCGGGATTTTTGCCGGCAACTGGGTGTCGGCCTGGACCGAGGGCTGTAAATTGGTGGATAAGCTGTACGGGGTTGAGATTGATGAATTAGCCGATATTGTGATTGCTACTGCCGGCGGGTTCCCGAAAGATATTAATCTCTATCAGACCGGTAAAACCATGGACAATGCATACTATGCGGTTAAAAAAGGCGGGGCCGTAATCATTTTAAGCGAGTGTTCGGATATTTATGAGCCGCAGGAGTTCTCCCGCTGGTTCCAGTTTGACGACAAACTGGCGATGGAGAAGGCGCTGCGCAAATCCTTCGGCATACCCGGCTGGGTGGCGTTAAAAGAGGTAGAATGCAGCGACTATGCCACCTATATCCTGGTAACCAGGGCCGAAAATGCCGGGTTTCTGGCCAAAACCAGCATGATTCCGGCAACTACCATGGAGGCGGCCCTGCAGATTGCCCGGGAAAAATGCGGAGCAGGCCAGCCGACCTATACGGTGATGCCACAAGGGGCCAATACCCTGCCGATTTTACGGCAAGGTTGA
- a CDS encoding Bug family tripartite tricarboxylate transporter substrate binding protein: MIVPFSVGGGSDLIARSLEKYAFKHLGQPLVIINKPGGAGTIGWNELAGENPDGYTIGITASDLLLLSLYESGKYQYTTALDPLAQVTALPMVLAVQAGQPWHKLNDLIEYAKNHPGELKFGNAGIGGFTHVLSETFGQTTDIVIKHVPFSGANETTAALLGGHIQVIFANPMVVREHVKSGTVRILAVNNEQRMVDPIFNSVPTFKEQGLEITLSNWYGIAAPKEMPANIKNKLAKALKEVITDPEFRKDMEGMSMSIEYLDPQESQLKWINDSQMLQKTLQESGILEQIKTQKK; encoded by the coding sequence TCAAGCATTTAGGACAGCCATTAGTAATTATTAATAAGCCTGGTGGTGCTGGCACGATTGGCTGGAATGAACTGGCTGGAGAAAATCCGGATGGTTATACTATTGGTATAACTGCCAGTGACTTGCTGCTATTATCACTTTATGAATCAGGCAAATACCAGTACACAACTGCACTAGATCCTCTAGCGCAAGTTACAGCACTGCCTATGGTACTGGCGGTTCAAGCTGGTCAACCCTGGCATAAGCTAAATGATTTAATTGAATATGCTAAAAATCATCCGGGTGAACTCAAATTTGGCAATGCCGGCATAGGCGGGTTTACACATGTTCTCAGTGAGACTTTCGGCCAAACGACAGATATTGTGATTAAGCATGTACCTTTTTCGGGAGCGAATGAGACGACTGCCGCATTACTAGGTGGCCATATTCAGGTTATTTTTGCTAATCCTATGGTAGTCAGAGAACATGTAAAAAGTGGAACAGTCAGAATTCTGGCTGTAAACAATGAACAGCGTATGGTTGATCCAATATTTAATTCGGTACCAACATTTAAAGAACAAGGGCTTGAGATTACTTTAAGTAATTGGTACGGAATAGCCGCTCCCAAAGAAATGCCAGCCAACATAAAAAACAAACTTGCTAAGGCACTTAAGGAGGTTATTACTGATCCAGAGTTTCGAAAAGATATGGAGGGTATGAGTATGTCAATAGAATATTTAGACCCCCAGGAATCACAGCTCAAATGGATTAATGATAGTCAGATGTTGCAGAAAACATTGCAGGAAAGCGGTATATTAGAGCAGATTAAAACCCAGAAAAAATAA
- a CDS encoding response regulator translates to MYKMIIADDEPAVRQYLRYIVKQYHLPFHICGEAEDGEQAVRLTELHKPEFVILDINMPFLNGLDAAKQIREKYRDTVIYILTAYSHFDYAHQAVQTQVAGYLLKPIKPAELAETLKKGIANVLSQRIASQRLQRMERQIAKDRPVVTKQKLFELLKNDKDNPTALNLLQSIAKQENFYPAAIISASYWPIAATPVIDGLEERLTWECAGRFGDYAIVAAFSQELVIIFGRWGNELRCELQAQLEEWEHLYNITFCAGISLVASPARIGRDYRNAAKKREVGLFWQQQGLLVSDSSIAGRTDIECAAVQKQIQDCLLERRADQAKVILRQFLGESMHNVCQPEYIYAAIIKIANTMIAKYAEYLISTEEAGRYRQIFISQLNKTASAGELEQCLYDLIDKLESNTCTCEQNQAEQSVKWAIEYINNNYHKDLTLEQFAEKLFMSTGYFCRSFKKYAGEGYAAYLTKIRLKKARERLMSGKYTVAEVARMVGFRDASYFSSVFKKHYQQSPSNLAAATRQSC, encoded by the coding sequence ATGTATAAAATGATTATTGCCGATGATGAACCTGCGGTGCGACAATACCTTCGCTATATTGTCAAGCAGTATCATCTGCCGTTTCATATCTGCGGGGAGGCCGAGGACGGTGAGCAGGCTGTCCGGCTGACCGAGCTGCATAAGCCGGAATTTGTCATTTTGGATATTAACATGCCATTTCTAAACGGCCTCGATGCTGCCAAACAGATTAGGGAAAAGTATCGTGACACCGTCATCTATATCCTGACGGCCTACAGTCACTTTGACTATGCCCATCAGGCGGTCCAGACCCAGGTAGCCGGTTATTTGCTTAAGCCGATAAAGCCGGCTGAACTGGCCGAGACACTCAAGAAAGGTATTGCCAATGTTCTCAGTCAGCGGATAGCGTCCCAGCGGCTGCAGCGTATGGAGCGGCAAATAGCGAAAGACCGGCCTGTTGTTACCAAGCAAAAATTATTTGAGTTGTTAAAAAACGATAAAGATAATCCCACGGCATTAAATCTGCTGCAGAGTATAGCCAAACAGGAAAACTTTTATCCGGCCGCAATCATTTCTGCTTCGTACTGGCCGATAGCAGCAACACCGGTAATTGACGGGCTGGAAGAGCGCCTGACCTGGGAATGTGCCGGACGGTTTGGCGATTATGCAATTGTGGCGGCCTTTAGCCAGGAATTAGTGATCATTTTCGGCCGGTGGGGTAATGAGCTGCGGTGTGAACTGCAGGCTCAGCTGGAAGAATGGGAACATTTGTATAACATCACCTTTTGCGCCGGTATAAGCCTGGTTGCCAGTCCGGCGCGCATCGGCCGGGATTACCGTAATGCTGCTAAAAAACGCGAAGTAGGCCTTTTTTGGCAGCAGCAGGGGCTTTTGGTTTCAGATAGTTCTATAGCAGGCCGTACCGATATTGAATGCGCGGCTGTGCAAAAACAGATTCAGGATTGTCTGCTGGAACGCCGGGCCGACCAGGCGAAAGTAATTTTACGGCAGTTTTTAGGTGAGTCAATGCACAATGTCTGCCAGCCCGAATATATTTATGCTGCCATTATTAAGATCGCCAATACTATGATTGCGAAATATGCGGAGTATCTTATTTCCACCGAGGAAGCCGGCCGGTACCGGCAGATTTTTATCAGTCAGTTAAATAAAACAGCTTCCGCCGGTGAACTGGAACAATGTTTGTATGACCTGATTGATAAGCTGGAAAGCAATACCTGCACTTGTGAACAGAATCAGGCTGAACAGTCAGTAAAATGGGCCATTGAGTATATTAATAATAATTATCATAAAGATCTAACGCTGGAGCAATTTGCCGAAAAGCTGTTTATGAGTACAGGCTACTTCTGCCGGAGTTTCAAAAAATATGCCGGCGAAGGGTATGCTGCTTATTTGACTAAAATCAGATTAAAAAAAGCCAGGGAAAGACTAATGAGCGGTAAGTATACAGTGGCCGAGGTAGCCCGGATGGTAGGCTTTCGCGATGCCAGTTATTTCAGCAGTGTTTTTAAGAAACATTACCAGCAATCCCCCAGTAATCTGGCGGCGGCAACGCGGCAAAGCTGCTGA
- the panB gene encoding 3-methyl-2-oxobutanoate hydroxymethyltransferase, translated as MAKVKITIPEILATKHNGKKFKMITVYDFPMAGIVDRSAAELILVGDSLGMVIQGHDGTIPVNLEDILYHLKLVRRGAPNTFVVGDMPFLSYQVNKDEAIRNAGTLLKAGADCVKMEGDIKIAATVKAVVDAGIPVMGHIGLTPQTAAMMGGFKVQGKSAEAAEKLMEAAIAIDNAGVFAMVLECMPASLCKLITERVKCATISVGGGKDCNGHNLNAYDLVGIFDKFVPKFVKQYAQMGPQMVEAFDTWCQEIDDGTFPEEKHCFTMNDEDLKRLY; from the coding sequence ATGGCGAAAGTAAAAATTACAATCCCGGAGATTCTTGCAACCAAGCATAACGGTAAAAAGTTCAAAATGATCACAGTCTATGATTTTCCGATGGCAGGCATTGTGGACCGCTCAGCTGCAGAACTGATTCTGGTCGGCGATTCTCTGGGCATGGTTATCCAGGGGCATGACGGCACAATTCCGGTAAATCTTGAAGATATATTATATCATCTCAAGCTTGTCCGCCGGGGAGCGCCCAATACCTTTGTTGTCGGTGATATGCCGTTCCTGTCCTACCAGGTTAACAAGGATGAAGCCATCCGCAATGCCGGTACCCTGCTCAAAGCCGGCGCTGATTGTGTAAAGATGGAGGGGGATATTAAGATTGCGGCCACTGTCAAGGCTGTAGTCGATGCCGGCATCCCGGTTATGGGCCATATCGGCTTAACCCCGCAAACAGCGGCCATGATGGGCGGCTTTAAGGTCCAGGGCAAGAGCGCCGAAGCGGCTGAGAAGCTGATGGAAGCGGCAATTGCCATCGATAATGCCGGTGTATTTGCCATGGTTCTGGAGTGCATGCCGGCGTCATTATGCAAGCTGATTACAGAACGCGTCAAGTGCGCGACCATTAGTGTCGGCGGTGGCAAGGATTGCAACGGCCATAATCTGAATGCCTATGATCTTGTCGGTATTTTTGATAAATTTGTGCCGAAGTTTGTTAAGCAATATGCCCAGATGGGGCCGCAAATGGTCGAAGCGTTTGATACCTGGTGCCAAGAGATTGATGACGGTACCTTCCCGGAAGAGAAGCATTGCTTTACCATGAACGATGAGGATCTGAAACGGTTATACTAA
- a CDS encoding histidine kinase, which translates to MTIDVINNIRDLFQLDIIGDQYYDWGEQHWLQLDPDNPEIQPIVSVATVYPGEEQLPHVHSGYIEIIIGLEGLTTHWCNDREIKLSKGKLGYISEGGKHRHINTSDKPASFISIVYSTIPKTLKELSTGADIELMEMAKVINLDAIAEKFSQTVNMTVTLIDVAGNFLTEKKNLPDLCLLCIMEKCGNCVLHCASPQWPYSEKKVFRCKFGVSAIQSPVVVNDRILGYLGCGYGRISIVIPQTELTALDKRKAQAAYLNLNFMTRNQLITVAETLSLVSASLVQLMDNSLKEKELSSYRVSLSQEREMQARLHNSLSQAKLKFLESQVNPHFLFNTLNTIAQQAEMDGAATLASLTYSLSNLLRLSLGKAESLVTLEEELSYIKDYLFIQKTRFPGKFAVDIGMDPDTLQLKLPFMTVMVLIENSILHGFRDIRQQGRLHVSSYKQGKSGVIEVRDNGCGIPEPIAAAVRELPHADYDPPSLKGIGIRNIFLRLKHYYGDLFSLTLTRLEEGGTLARITLPL; encoded by the coding sequence ATGACAATAGATGTGATTAATAACATAAGAGATTTATTTCAACTGGATATTATTGGCGACCAGTATTATGACTGGGGTGAACAGCACTGGCTGCAATTAGACCCTGACAACCCGGAGATTCAGCCGATTGTATCAGTGGCGACCGTATATCCCGGCGAAGAGCAGCTGCCCCACGTGCATTCAGGGTATATTGAAATTATTATCGGTCTGGAGGGGCTAACAACCCATTGGTGCAATGACCGGGAAATTAAGCTGAGCAAAGGCAAGCTCGGGTATATCAGCGAGGGGGGCAAGCACCGGCATATTAACACCTCGGATAAACCGGCCTCTTTTATCAGCATCGTCTATTCGACGATCCCCAAGACATTGAAGGAATTATCCACCGGTGCGGACATTGAGCTTATGGAAATGGCCAAGGTGATTAACCTTGATGCCATTGCCGAAAAATTTTCGCAAACTGTCAATATGACGGTGACCCTGATTGATGTAGCCGGCAATTTCCTGACAGAAAAGAAGAACCTGCCGGACCTATGCCTGCTTTGTATCATGGAAAAATGCGGCAATTGTGTTCTGCATTGCGCCTCGCCGCAGTGGCCCTATTCCGAGAAAAAAGTATTTCGCTGTAAATTCGGCGTATCGGCAATCCAAAGCCCTGTTGTTGTTAATGACCGGATATTAGGCTATCTCGGCTGCGGCTATGGGCGAATATCGATTGTTATTCCCCAGACTGAGTTAACGGCTCTGGATAAACGCAAGGCTCAGGCTGCTTACCTGAATCTTAATTTTATGACCCGGAACCAACTGATTACTGTGGCGGAAACGCTGTCGCTGGTTAGTGCTTCGCTTGTGCAGCTAATGGATAATTCGCTGAAGGAAAAAGAATTAAGCAGTTACCGGGTCAGTTTGTCGCAAGAGCGGGAAATGCAGGCCAGGCTGCATAATTCCCTGAGTCAGGCCAAACTTAAATTTCTGGAATCGCAGGTTAATCCTCATTTTTTATTTAATACGCTCAATACAATTGCCCAGCAGGCCGAGATGGACGGGGCGGCCACACTGGCGTCACTGACGTATTCACTCTCCAATTTACTGCGTTTAAGCCTGGGCAAGGCGGAGTCGCTTGTGACCCTGGAAGAGGAATTAAGCTATATTAAAGATTATTTGTTTATACAAAAGACCCGCTTCCCCGGCAAATTTGCGGTCGACATCGGGATGGACCCTGATACGCTGCAGCTTAAGCTACCGTTCATGACCGTCATGGTGCTAATAGAAAACTCAATTCTCCATGGCTTCCGGGATATTCGCCAGCAGGGCCGGCTGCATGTCAGCAGTTATAAGCAGGGCAAGTCGGGGGTTATCGAAGTACGTGACAATGGCTGTGGTATACCTGAACCCATTGCCGCGGCCGTGAGGGAATTACCTCATGCTGATTATGATCCACCCAGTCTGAAGGGAATTGGCATCAGAAACATTTTTCTGAGATTAAAGCATTATTACGGCGACCTATTTTCCCTAACACTTACCCGTCTGGAGGAGGGCGGGACTTTGGCCCGGATTACCCTGCCGCTGTAG
- the larA gene encoding nickel-dependent lactate racemase → MQGTVVELPYGQETVQVTVPPNNLIGVFSPQAVAVVTDIRQEIIRALNNPIGTKKLPELVKGAKKVVIVADDNTRLTPTAAIIPVLLDEMNAAGIADEQITIIIALGTHRFMTEEEILVKFGEAVVKRVTIKNHDFKNPAALVDLGQTPNGTSVWVNREAYEADFKIGIGSIVPHHIPGFAGGAKIVQPGISGEHTTAATHLLSVRAPRSYLGVADNPVRRELNMIAGKIGLHTIFNTVLNRHGQVVGAFFGDVEAAFRQGVALSREVYAAEIPEAADIVIAGSHPCDIEFWQAHKTLYPADLAVKAGGTIILVTPCYEGVAVTHGDMLDITCHTADCLKKMVTDKQVPDEVAAALAIAWAQVKEREAVFIVSDGIVADAARRLGFTPFATVQNALAAAVAKHGRNARVTVLTHAPDMLPIIKPGR, encoded by the coding sequence GTGCAAGGTACAGTAGTTGAATTGCCTTATGGCCAGGAAACGGTACAAGTAACTGTTCCCCCCAATAATCTGATCGGTGTATTTTCGCCGCAGGCTGTGGCGGTCGTAACTGATATCAGGCAGGAAATTATTCGGGCTCTCAACAACCCGATCGGCACTAAAAAGCTGCCGGAATTGGTTAAAGGTGCGAAAAAAGTGGTCATTGTTGCGGATGACAATACCCGTTTAACACCGACGGCGGCGATTATCCCGGTATTGCTTGATGAAATGAACGCGGCCGGCATTGCCGATGAGCAGATAACGATTATTATTGCGCTGGGCACCCACCGGTTTATGACTGAGGAAGAAATACTCGTTAAATTTGGTGAGGCAGTTGTTAAGCGGGTTACAATTAAAAATCACGATTTCAAGAATCCGGCCGCCCTTGTCGATCTGGGCCAGACACCGAACGGGACAAGTGTCTGGGTGAACCGCGAGGCTTATGAGGCTGATTTTAAAATCGGGATTGGCAGTATCGTGCCACATCATATTCCCGGGTTTGCCGGCGGGGCCAAAATTGTTCAGCCCGGTATTTCCGGGGAACACACTACGGCCGCGACCCATTTGCTCAGTGTCCGGGCACCGCGTTCGTATTTAGGCGTGGCAGATAATCCGGTACGGCGGGAGTTAAATATGATAGCAGGCAAAATTGGCCTGCATACAATTTTTAATACGGTGTTAAACCGGCACGGTCAGGTAGTGGGGGCCTTTTTCGGCGATGTGGAGGCGGCTTTCAGGCAGGGAGTGGCTTTGTCCAGAGAGGTATATGCGGCAGAAATTCCGGAAGCGGCCGACATCGTGATCGCCGGCTCCCATCCCTGTGATATTGAATTCTGGCAGGCCCATAAAACGCTATATCCTGCCGACCTTGCCGTAAAAGCGGGGGGGACCATTATTCTGGTTACGCCCTGTTATGAGGGCGTGGCCGTTACCCATGGCGATATGCTGGATATTACCTGCCATACGGCTGATTGTTTAAAGAAAATGGTAACCGATAAGCAGGTGCCGGATGAAGTGGCCGCGGCCTTAGCCATTGCCTGGGCCCAGGTGAAAGAACGGGAGGCAGTATTTATCGTTTCTGACGGTATTGTAGCTGACGCTGCCAGGCGCCTGGGGTTTACCCCGTTTGCCACCGTGCAAAACGCCTTGGCGGCCGCTGTCGCCAAACATGGCCGGAATGCCAGGGTAACAGTGCTGACCCATGCGCCGGATATGCTGCCGATTATTAAGCCAGGGCGTTGA
- the ilvD gene encoding dihydroxy-acid dehydratase produces the protein MRSHITTRGLERATHRALYYSMGHLPEDLDKPLIAIVNTQNETMPGHMHLDSIAKAVREGVIAAGGTPIEFSTIGLCDGIAQGNYGMHYPLASRELICDSVECMVNGHQYDAMVLITNCDKITPGLLMAAVRLNIPAIMISGGPMATGCVDGQEIGYTDLMAAQGDVARGIITREELSKRERDALPGCGACNLLGTANTMNFLTEALGMCLPGSTCLAGTGRRLALAKQTGMKIMELYHQSILPRQIVTKEAIENTITVDLAIGGSTNTILHLTALAKTADIDFDINCFAELAKKVPHLVKIKPANNGHYPADVHNAGGITALMGQLCQDGLLHKDVLTVTGQTVEANVRAAKVINNTVIRPLDNAYSAQGGLQLLYGNLAPAGSVCKSAAVVPEMHHHKGPARIFNQEEPAVAAIYGGQIKPGDVVVVRYEGPKGGPGMREMLTATAAIVGMGLSKEVALVTDGRFSGATAGAAVGHVSPEAAEGGPIALIEEGDIIEINIPEGKIHLHVAAEELTRRKAAWQPVAQDHVIKGSYLDRYAKMVSSAMDGAVFK, from the coding sequence ATGAGGAGTCATATTACCACAAGGGGATTAGAGCGGGCAACACACCGCGCCTTATATTATTCTATGGGGCATTTGCCGGAAGATCTGGATAAGCCGTTAATCGCTATTGTCAATACGCAAAATGAAACAATGCCCGGGCATATGCATTTAGACAGCATAGCCAAAGCCGTCCGAGAGGGGGTTATTGCCGCCGGCGGTACACCGATAGAGTTTTCGACCATCGGTCTTTGTGACGGTATTGCCCAGGGGAACTACGGCATGCATTACCCCCTGGCCAGCCGGGAATTAATTTGCGATTCGGTGGAATGTATGGTCAACGGCCACCAATATGACGCCATGGTGCTGATTACCAACTGTGATAAGATTACCCCGGGCCTGTTGATGGCGGCGGTCCGCCTGAATATCCCGGCCATCATGATCAGCGGCGGCCCCATGGCTACCGGCTGTGTTGACGGGCAGGAAATCGGTTATACAGACCTGATGGCCGCCCAGGGGGATGTGGCCAGAGGGATTATCACCCGCGAGGAGTTGTCAAAAAGGGAAAGAGATGCCTTGCCGGGCTGCGGTGCCTGTAATCTGCTGGGAACAGCCAATACGATGAATTTCCTGACCGAAGCCCTGGGCATGTGCCTGCCGGGTTCCACCTGTCTGGCCGGAACCGGCCGGCGGCTGGCTTTGGCCAAGCAAACGGGTATGAAGATTATGGAGCTTTACCACCAATCGATTCTGCCCCGTCAGATTGTAACTAAAGAAGCCATCGAAAATACAATTACCGTTGATTTGGCTATCGGCGGGTCAACGAATACAATTTTACATTTAACCGCTTTGGCCAAAACAGCCGATATTGATTTTGATATTAACTGTTTTGCTGAGCTGGCCAAGAAAGTTCCCCATTTAGTAAAAATTAAGCCGGCCAATAACGGTCATTACCCGGCTGATGTTCATAATGCCGGCGGCATAACCGCCTTGATGGGGCAGTTGTGCCAGGATGGATTACTGCACAAGGATGTGTTAACCGTTACCGGCCAAACCGTCGAGGCGAATGTACGGGCTGCCAAAGTAATTAACAACACGGTAATCCGGCCGCTGGACAATGCTTACTCGGCCCAGGGCGGCCTGCAGCTGCTGTATGGCAATCTGGCCCCGGCAGGCTCGGTGTGCAAGAGTGCGGCGGTTGTGCCGGAGATGCATCACCACAAAGGTCCGGCCAGAATTTTTAATCAGGAAGAGCCGGCGGTGGCTGCCATTTATGGGGGCCAGATCAAACCTGGTGATGTTGTCGTAGTGCGGTACGAAGGTCCGAAAGGCGGCCCGGGCATGCGGGAAATGCTCACAGCTACCGCCGCAATTGTCGGGATGGGATTGTCCAAAGAAGTGGCATTGGTCACTGACGGCCGTTTTTCCGGAGCTACTGCCGGCGCGGCGGTAGGTCATGTTTCGCCTGAAGCCGCCGAAGGCGGTCCCATTGCCCTGATTGAAGAAGGGGATATAATCGAGATTAATATTCCTGAAGGCAAAATCCATCTGCATGTAGCGGCGGAGGAGCTGACTCGCCGGAAAGCGGCCTGGCAGCCGGTAGCTCAGGATCATGTGATTAAGGGCAGCTATCTTGACCGGTATGCGAAAATGGTATCGTCGGCTATGGATGGTGCTGTTTTTAAGTAG
- a CDS encoding dihydrodipicolinate synthase family protein, with protein sequence MFKGILSPVVTILDENGNLDLPGNEMVINRLISQGINGLLFMGSIGEFFALSTAEKQEFISFAVKTVAKRVPVLIGTGGTVQAEVIALTRFAEQAGADGVVVISPYYFKLDPETIYRYYASLAQTTTLPIMLYNYPDRTAVDLGPELVLRLAREFKHIVAIKDTVDNISHTRRLIQAVKAERPDFCVLSGFDEYLIPNLMAGGDGILGGLTNVIPHVFFSLMTAYEAKDLTGVAAAQAKISVLMNLYDVSQPFVAAIKGAVVQMGLPVIPKVKEPAADVTSQQMQRIQQLLIQAEVL encoded by the coding sequence ATGTTCAAAGGAATACTTTCGCCTGTGGTTACGATTCTTGATGAAAACGGAAATTTAGACTTACCTGGCAATGAAATGGTCATTAACCGGTTAATTAGCCAGGGGATTAACGGGCTGCTTTTTATGGGCAGTATTGGTGAGTTCTTTGCTCTCTCAACCGCCGAAAAACAGGAATTTATCAGCTTTGCGGTCAAAACAGTGGCTAAAAGGGTCCCTGTGCTTATTGGTACAGGGGGAACCGTACAGGCTGAGGTTATTGCGCTTACCCGGTTTGCCGAACAGGCCGGCGCTGATGGCGTGGTAGTTATTTCGCCTTATTATTTTAAGCTTGATCCTGAGACCATTTACCGTTATTACGCAAGTCTGGCCCAGACTACGACATTGCCGATTATGCTGTACAACTACCCCGATCGGACTGCTGTTGATTTAGGGCCGGAGCTGGTTCTGCGTTTAGCCAGAGAATTTAAACATATTGTCGCGATCAAAGATACGGTTGATAATATCAGTCATACCAGGCGGCTGATCCAGGCAGTAAAGGCCGAACGGCCTGATTTTTGTGTGTTATCCGGTTTTGATGAATATCTGATACCCAATTTAATGGCCGGCGGCGATGGCATTCTTGGCGGCTTAACCAATGTTATCCCCCATGTTTTCTTTAGCCTGATGACCGCCTATGAGGCCAAGGATCTTACCGGCGTTGCGGCAGCGCAGGCCAAAATATCGGTGCTGATGAACCTGTATGATGTATCTCAGCCCTTTGTGGCCGCAATTAAAGGCGCTGTTGTTCAGATGGGGCTGCCGGTTATTCCCAAGGTCAAGGAGCCGGCCGCAGATGTAACAAGCCAGCAGATGCAGCGGATTCAGCAACTATTAATACAAGCGGAGGTTCTCTAG
- the panB gene encoding 3-methyl-2-oxobutanoate hydroxymethyltransferase codes for MARKTINDFAQMVSKGEKIVYLTAYDYLTAKMQEKAGVDMILVGDSLGMVTLGYDTTFPVTMDDMVRHCQAVRRGAPNTFVVGDMPYMSYQTSNEQAIANAGRLIKEADVDAIKLEGGGPMIAERVKAIQQAGILVMGHIGLTPQLMGQIGGYKAQGRSAAAAMKIVDQAKVVEAAGAFSILVEGVPAAVGKAITERAGIPILGIGAGSYTHGQLLIYADMVGMYDNFTPKFVKKYANVGEVLTNAFKEYVAEVRAAQFPVDAEHTYGMKEADVKEFLAALDKE; via the coding sequence ATGGCTAGAAAAACAATTAATGATTTTGCCCAAATGGTGAGCAAAGGGGAAAAAATTGTCTACCTTACGGCTTATGATTACCTGACAGCTAAGATGCAGGAAAAAGCGGGCGTGGATATGATTCTGGTTGGCGACTCGCTGGGGATGGTTACGCTGGGGTATGATACCACTTTCCCGGTCACCATGGATGATATGGTCCGCCATTGCCAGGCTGTGCGGCGCGGTGCCCCCAATACCTTTGTCGTCGGCGATATGCCCTATATGTCATATCAGACCTCCAATGAACAGGCCATTGCCAATGCCGGGCGGCTGATTAAAGAGGCCGATGTCGATGCGATTAAACTGGAAGGCGGCGGCCCCATGATTGCCGAACGGGTTAAAGCGATTCAGCAGGCCGGGATACTGGTCATGGGACACATCGGTCTGACGCCGCAGCTTATGGGCCAGATCGGCGGCTACAAAGCGCAGGGCCGCAGTGCCGCGGCGGCGATGAAGATTGTTGATCAGGCCAAAGTGGTGGAGGCAGCCGGGGCCTTCAGCATTCTTGTAGAAGGGGTGCCTGCCGCTGTCGGCAAAGCCATTACCGAAAGAGCCGGTATCCCCATTCTGGGCATTGGCGCCGGTTCCTATACCCATGGACAGCTGCTGATATATGCTGATATGGTGGGGATGTATGATAACTTTACCCCGAAATTCGTCAAAAAGTACGCTAATGTGGGCGAGGTTCTGACAAACGCCTTTAAAGAATATGTGGCTGAAGTCCGGGCTGCTCAGTTCCCGGTGGATGCCGAGCATACGTATGGCATGAAAGAAGCTGATGTGAAAGAGTTTCTGGCGGCGCTGGACAAAGAATAG